One genomic segment of Gemmatimonadaceae bacterium includes these proteins:
- a CDS encoding YncE family protein, producing the protein MRIATLVLSAPLLLLGRANARAVADCNAPARDSITMVEVPGNPFQALPSADGCWIFVSLTNVTGSHPGIAVIRRDGGNASVDRVVNLTGNPTGMQLTHDGRLLVVAAGNRLAFIDAGRAVSGRGNAVLGYLDEPGTLGRIYVNVTADDKYAFVADERANTITIVDLAAAQRERFRASAIVGKIPTGPLPISVVFSPDGKLLYVTSETAPQSLGWPNECRREGAANDSTLVKPRGAILVVDVDRALKDPVHSVIAAVGAGCSSVRLVLSPAGDRAYVSARNSNALLVFDRAKLVGDPGHSLLATVPVGTAPVGVAVVDSGRAIVVTNSNRFGGTGAADKPSLSVIDASKVGDGASAVIGSIPSGDFPREMRVTSDGRTLVLTNFASHTVELIDLARALPRR; encoded by the coding sequence ATGCGCATCGCCACGCTGGTTCTCTCCGCACCCTTGCTCCTGCTCGGCCGAGCGAACGCGCGGGCCGTCGCCGACTGCAACGCGCCAGCGCGTGATTCGATCACTATGGTCGAGGTGCCGGGCAATCCGTTTCAAGCGCTGCCCAGCGCCGACGGCTGCTGGATTTTCGTCTCGCTGACGAACGTCACCGGTTCGCACCCGGGAATCGCCGTGATTCGCCGCGATGGCGGCAACGCGTCAGTCGATCGGGTCGTCAATCTGACCGGCAATCCAACCGGCATGCAGCTCACGCACGACGGGCGCTTGCTCGTCGTCGCGGCGGGAAACCGGCTCGCTTTCATCGATGCCGGCCGAGCTGTGTCGGGGCGCGGCAACGCGGTGCTCGGCTACCTCGACGAACCGGGAACGCTCGGCCGCATCTACGTGAACGTGACGGCCGACGACAAATACGCGTTCGTGGCCGACGAACGGGCGAACACGATCACGATCGTCGATCTCGCCGCCGCGCAGCGCGAGCGGTTCCGGGCGTCGGCGATCGTCGGAAAGATTCCTACTGGGCCGTTGCCGATCTCCGTGGTGTTCTCGCCCGACGGAAAGCTGCTCTACGTCACCAGTGAAACGGCGCCCCAGAGTCTGGGCTGGCCCAACGAATGCCGCCGCGAAGGCGCGGCAAACGACTCCACTCTCGTGAAACCGCGCGGCGCGATCCTGGTCGTGGACGTGGACCGCGCGCTGAAGGATCCCGTGCACTCCGTGATCGCGGCGGTCGGGGCGGGATGCAGCTCCGTGCGTCTCGTGCTGTCGCCGGCCGGAGACCGCGCCTATGTCAGCGCGCGAAACAGCAACGCGTTGCTCGTCTTCGATCGCGCGAAGCTGGTCGGCGATCCGGGACATTCACTTCTGGCGACCGTGCCGGTCGGAACGGCGCCCGTGGGCGTCGCCGTCGTCGACAGCGGCCGCGCGATCGTCGTGACGAACTCCAATCGCTTCGGCGGTACCGGAGCCGCGGACAAGCCGTCGCTGAGCGTAATCGACGCGTCGAAGGTCGGCGATGGAGCGAGCGCGGTGATCGGGTCGATTCCATCCGGCGATTTTCCGCGCGAGATGCGTGTGACGTCCGACGGGCGGACGCTCGTGCTCACGAACTTCGCGAGTCACACCGTCGAGCTGATCGACTTGGCGCGCGCCCTACCGCGCCGCTGA
- a CDS encoding leishmanolysin-related zinc metalloendopeptidase, which produces MGVRVVSGDGQAAPAGTTLGAAPQFVVYDASGSAIADVKFSVSVSSGGGKISGTPGRTSSSNTSIGTWTLGPRAGANTITVSVTGVAPLIITATGVAGPAAHIAPITPIALSGRAGEPAAAISARVTDAFENPVGGAAVELSATAGNAPPSATADAGGVVNVTGWILGTVVGQDGLTLRSGPATVTFIANVLPADPVALTRVDSAPPAALAGALLAPVRLRLTDRFGNAVGDQQLTLTVTGGGGSLGANTISSDAGGIVMLAGWTLGRTTLPQIVHASTATLSADVTAVVQSAFHIDVRFFGPDMTDAQKALFTNAAARISAVIVGSIPDQTLSGLSVSAACGVPGLPTLDETIHGIVVFASVASIDGPGGILAGSGPCLLRNAPAFFPSVGAMLFDADDLAGLASEGILQDVITHEMLHTVGFGTIWDTKGLLLAGGTVTSAFAGPRARQGCVDDGGSAVCANSVPLENDMIPGTADAHWRESIFGPELMTGFVNHGAMPLSAITVGSLADLGYTVNPLAADPFVVPTSATHTVVPSKTTPWEIRIQPQVLPP; this is translated from the coding sequence GTGGGGGTCCGTGTGGTCTCGGGCGACGGACAAGCCGCACCCGCCGGAACAACGCTCGGGGCAGCGCCGCAGTTCGTCGTGTACGACGCATCCGGTTCGGCGATCGCCGACGTCAAGTTCTCGGTGAGCGTGTCGTCCGGCGGCGGAAAGATCTCGGGTACGCCGGGCCGCACGTCGAGCTCGAACACGTCGATCGGGACCTGGACGCTCGGGCCGCGCGCCGGCGCGAACACGATCACCGTGTCGGTGACCGGCGTCGCGCCGCTCATCATCACAGCGACGGGCGTCGCCGGGCCGGCAGCACATATCGCGCCGATCACACCGATCGCGCTGAGCGGACGGGCCGGCGAGCCCGCCGCGGCGATTTCAGCACGCGTGACCGACGCGTTCGAGAATCCTGTGGGCGGCGCCGCGGTCGAGTTGAGCGCGACCGCCGGAAACGCGCCGCCGTCCGCGACGGCCGACGCCGGCGGCGTGGTCAACGTCACCGGCTGGATACTCGGCACCGTCGTCGGACAAGACGGCCTGACTCTGCGATCGGGTCCCGCGACGGTCACGTTCATCGCGAACGTGCTCCCAGCCGATCCGGTGGCTCTGACGAGAGTGGACAGCGCGCCGCCGGCCGCGCTCGCCGGCGCGCTCCTCGCGCCCGTTCGGCTGCGATTGACGGACCGGTTCGGAAACGCGGTCGGCGATCAGCAGCTCACGCTCACGGTGACGGGAGGCGGCGGATCGCTGGGCGCGAACACAATCTCCAGCGACGCCGGCGGAATCGTCATGCTCGCCGGATGGACTCTCGGACGAACTACCCTGCCGCAAATCGTCCACGCGTCCACGGCGACGCTCAGCGCGGACGTCACCGCGGTCGTGCAATCCGCCTTTCACATCGACGTGCGCTTCTTTGGTCCCGACATGACCGACGCGCAGAAAGCGCTCTTCACGAACGCGGCGGCGCGAATCAGCGCGGTGATCGTCGGATCGATTCCCGATCAAACGCTCAGCGGCTTGTCCGTGTCCGCCGCGTGTGGCGTTCCCGGACTTCCGACGCTCGACGAAACGATTCACGGCATCGTCGTCTTCGCGTCGGTCGCGTCCATCGACGGTCCGGGCGGCATTCTCGCGGGTTCGGGACCGTGTCTCCTGCGCAATGCGCCAGCATTCTTCCCGTCGGTTGGGGCGATGCTGTTCGACGCCGACGATCTCGCGGGATTGGCGTCCGAGGGGATTCTGCAAGACGTGATCACGCACGAGATGCTGCACACCGTCGGGTTTGGCACGATCTGGGACACGAAAGGCCTGCTTCTCGCCGGCGGCACCGTGACCTCGGCGTTCGCCGGCCCTCGCGCGCGCCAAGGATGTGTCGACGACGGCGGCTCGGCCGTTTGCGCCAACTCAGTCCCGCTGGAGAACGACATGATTCCTGGAACGGCCGATGCGCACTGGCGCGAGTCGATCTTCGGGCCGGAGTTGATGACGGGTTTCGTCAACCACGGCGCGATGCCGCTCAGCGCGATCACCGTCGGCAGTCTCGCGGATCTGGGTTACACAGTGAATCCACTCGCCGCGGATCCATTCGTCGTGCCGACTTCGGCGACGCACACCGTAGTTCCCTCGAAAACGACGCCCTGGGAAATTCGAATCCAGCCACAAGTCCTGCCGCCGTAA
- the mgtE gene encoding magnesium transporter, producing MPNAELLYLLQGDPAELAETLAGMRPADIAEALRDLIPAAAAQVVAAMPFDLAVQVFDEPELEGRYAIIQSMEPGAAAALIEAMSADQQADLVRGLPATARKPLLDKLDPDTRHTLKLLLNYKPDTAGGIMTTEVMTVPADWSVAQTLDYIRKVALQKETVYVAYLLDHEDRLVGVVSLRQLMVADPASTVLHAGYRRAPLTVSPHTDREEVARVIAKYNLLAIPVVDEGEHVLGIVTVDDVIDAIVREQTEDVQKFGGMQALDRPYMDIGFGHMLRKRAPWLCALFLSEMLTATAMQNFQHEIERAALLAMFIPLVMSSGGNSGSQATSLIIRAMALGEIRLRDWWRIAVRELPTGLMLGGILGVIGFGRISLWQALGFYNYGPHHVLVALTVALALVGIVCFGSLAGSMLPFILRRLGFDPASASAPFVATLVDVTGLVIYFNVALLVLRGTLL from the coding sequence ATGCCCAACGCCGAACTGCTGTACCTCCTGCAGGGCGACCCCGCCGAGTTGGCCGAAACGCTGGCCGGCATGCGTCCGGCCGACATCGCCGAAGCATTGCGGGATCTCATTCCCGCCGCGGCGGCGCAAGTCGTCGCCGCCATGCCCTTCGATCTCGCGGTGCAGGTATTCGACGAGCCCGAGCTCGAAGGGCGATACGCGATCATTCAATCGATGGAGCCGGGAGCAGCGGCGGCGCTCATCGAGGCGATGTCGGCGGACCAGCAGGCGGACCTCGTGCGCGGTTTGCCCGCGACGGCGCGGAAGCCGCTGCTCGACAAGCTCGACCCCGACACGCGGCACACGCTCAAGCTGCTGCTCAACTACAAGCCCGACACCGCCGGCGGCATCATGACGACGGAGGTCATGACCGTGCCGGCCGATTGGAGCGTGGCGCAGACACTCGACTACATCCGGAAAGTCGCCCTGCAAAAGGAGACGGTGTACGTCGCCTACCTCCTGGATCACGAGGACCGGCTGGTGGGTGTGGTGTCGTTGCGTCAGTTGATGGTCGCCGACCCCGCGTCGACCGTCCTGCACGCCGGCTATCGCCGCGCTCCATTGACGGTCTCGCCGCACACCGACCGCGAAGAAGTCGCTCGCGTCATCGCCAAGTACAACCTGCTCGCCATTCCCGTCGTCGACGAGGGCGAGCACGTCCTCGGCATCGTCACGGTGGACGACGTGATCGACGCGATCGTGCGGGAGCAGACGGAAGACGTTCAGAAGTTCGGCGGTATGCAGGCCCTCGACCGGCCATACATGGATATCGGCTTCGGACACATGCTCCGTAAGCGCGCGCCGTGGCTCTGCGCGCTCTTCTTGTCCGAGATGCTGACCGCCACCGCGATGCAGAACTTTCAGCACGAGATCGAACGCGCGGCGCTATTGGCGATGTTCATCCCGCTCGTGATGAGCTCCGGCGGCAACTCGGGATCGCAGGCGACGTCGCTCATCATTCGCGCGATGGCGCTCGGCGAAATCAGACTGCGCGATTGGTGGCGCATCGCCGTGCGCGAGTTGCCGACGGGGCTCATGTTGGGAGGCATCCTCGGCGTGATCGGTTTCGGGCGGATCTCGCTGTGGCAGGCGCTCGGCTTTTACAACTATGGGCCGCACCACGTGCTGGTCGCGCTGACCGTGGCGCTGGCGCTGGTGGGCATCGTGTGCTTCGGATCGCTCGCCGGCTCGATGCTGCCGTTCATCCTCCGCCGGCTCGGGTTCGACCCGGCGAGCGCATCGGCGCCCTTCGTCGCGACATTGGTGGACGTCACGGGCTTGGTGATCTACTTCAACGTCGCTTTGCTCGTACTGCGCGGCACGCTATTGTGA
- a CDS encoding VOC family protein — MPIPQGWFVWHELATTDPGAAESFYKQVAPWSVRPSELSNTYRIIEAGGATVGGIVAVDPTQVDRAGNPHWTPYVYVYDVDATARQATSLGGQVRAGPAEVPGVGGWALLADPQGATIGIYEPDRPGRSPNGGPSRGEFSWHELPTTDYNAAFAFYSPLFNWEKTSEFDMGAMGTYFMFGQKGRSYGGLYNRQGDATPPRWLSYIAVSDVNPAAAAVTRLGGAIVNGPMEVPNGDWIAMARDPQGGAFALQSPKPGASPP; from the coding sequence ATGCCGATCCCCCAAGGCTGGTTCGTCTGGCACGAACTGGCGACGACCGATCCGGGCGCCGCCGAATCGTTCTACAAGCAGGTTGCGCCGTGGTCCGTGCGGCCATCAGAGTTGTCGAATACCTACCGGATCATCGAGGCCGGCGGGGCGACGGTCGGCGGCATCGTGGCCGTCGATCCTACGCAAGTCGATCGAGCCGGCAATCCGCACTGGACGCCCTATGTCTACGTGTACGACGTGGACGCGACGGCGCGGCAGGCGACGAGTCTTGGCGGACAGGTTCGCGCCGGCCCGGCCGAGGTGCCGGGGGTGGGCGGCTGGGCACTGCTGGCCGATCCCCAGGGGGCGACGATCGGCATCTACGAACCGGACCGCCCCGGCCGCTCGCCGAACGGAGGTCCGAGTCGCGGCGAATTCTCCTGGCACGAGCTCCCGACCACCGACTACAACGCCGCGTTCGCGTTTTATAGCCCGCTGTTCAACTGGGAGAAGACCTCCGAGTTCGACATGGGCGCCATGGGGACGTACTTCATGTTTGGCCAGAAGGGGCGGTCGTACGGCGGTTTGTACAACCGCCAGGGCGACGCCACGCCGCCACGCTGGCTATCCTACATCGCGGTCTCTGACGTGAACCCCGCCGCGGCGGCCGTGACGCGCCTTGGCGGTGCTATCGTCAATGGTCCGATGGAAGTGCCGAACGGCGACTGGATCGCGATGGCGCGCGATCCGCAGGGCGGCGCATTCGCGCTGCAATCGCCGAAGCCCGGCGCGAGTCCGCCATAA
- a CDS encoding prephenate dehydrogenase — protein sequence MSAAFERVAVVGLGLIGGSIAKDLAARGVEVEAYDPSAASLDEALSSGVVSRKLDASLTASRADVVVIATPVDAAVDILRTLARSNHRATLITDVGSTKGRIVAEADALGLSRRFVGSHPMAGDHRSGWPAARRGLFAGARVYLSAPESTPAELVARADAFWRELDAHPMTIEASAHDQTLAWTSHLPHLVSAALALALGEAGVERDELGPGGRDITRLAGSSPEMWSAIAVENAAAIEAALAAAEREVASFRRLLSRADAGELHTKFAAARAWFEA from the coding sequence GTGAGCGCTGCGTTCGAGCGCGTGGCCGTCGTCGGACTCGGGCTGATCGGCGGCTCGATCGCCAAGGATCTCGCGGCGAGAGGAGTAGAAGTCGAAGCGTACGACCCGAGCGCCGCGTCGTTGGATGAGGCGCTGAGCAGCGGCGTCGTATCGCGTAAGCTCGACGCGTCCCTGACCGCGTCGCGCGCGGACGTGGTTGTCATAGCGACACCGGTCGACGCGGCCGTGGACATCCTCCGGACTCTCGCTCGGTCGAATCACCGGGCGACGCTGATCACGGACGTCGGGAGCACGAAGGGGCGAATCGTCGCCGAGGCTGACGCGCTTGGACTCTCGAGGCGATTCGTCGGGTCGCACCCCATGGCCGGCGATCATCGATCCGGCTGGCCCGCGGCGCGGAGGGGACTTTTTGCGGGCGCGCGCGTGTATTTGTCGGCACCGGAGTCCACGCCCGCCGAGCTCGTCGCCCGCGCAGACGCGTTCTGGAGAGAGCTCGACGCGCACCCGATGACGATCGAGGCGTCGGCACACGACCAGACGCTCGCGTGGACGAGCCATCTGCCGCATCTGGTGTCGGCCGCGCTGGCGCTGGCGTTGGGCGAGGCGGGCGTCGAGCGAGACGAGCTCGGCCCCGGCGGCCGTGACATCACTCGGCTCGCGGGCAGCTCGCCCGAGATGTGGTCGGCGATCGCCGTCGAGAATGCGGCCGCGATCGAGGCCGCGCTTGCGGCCGCGGAACGCGAGGTGGCAAGCTTCAGGCGTTTGCTGTCGCGCGCCGACGCCGGCGAGCTGCACACCAAATTTGCCGCGGCCCGCGCCTGGTTCGAGGCCTAG
- a CDS encoding chorismate mutase, with translation MTEPSKALALQELSQCRQEIESIDNDLVELLARRLRLGQRIAELKRIAELPILDPTREAAVIRRVTTVAREAGLPTEPVREVFWQIVGMSRRAQEESDIRARAGKPERK, from the coding sequence ATGACGGAACCATCGAAAGCACTCGCGCTGCAAGAGCTGTCGCAGTGCCGGCAGGAGATCGAGTCGATCGACAACGATCTCGTCGAGCTGCTCGCGCGCCGTCTGCGCCTCGGGCAGCGCATCGCCGAATTGAAGCGCATCGCCGAGCTGCCGATCCTCGACCCGACGCGCGAGGCCGCTGTGATTCGTCGCGTGACCACCGTCGCGCGCGAGGCCGGGCTCCCCACCGAGCCGGTGCGAGAGGTCTTCTGGCAGATTGTTGGCATGTCGCGGCGCGCGCAGGAGGAGAGCGACATCCGCGCGCGCGCCGGGAAGCCGGAGCGCAAGTGA
- the aroF gene encoding 3-deoxy-7-phosphoheptulonate synthase translates to MIIITKPNVTDAEIDHIRERIEAAGMRTHLSRGEQRTIIGCIGDESLLAEVPLRSLPGVESVTPVLKPYKLASREFAAERTIVRVGGREAQASFGGNTLTVVAGPCSVESRQMLVDTARTVAKAGATMLRGGAYKPRTSPYAFQGLGVEALKLLAEVRAETGLPVVTEVMDTRQVDLVAEHADMMQVGARNMQNFALLAELGRVRRPVLLKRGLSATIKELLMAAEYIMANGNHDVVLCERGIRTFETATRNTLDVAAIPVLKRESHLPVIVDPSHAGGDASLVAPLAFAAIAAGADGLIVEVHPDPEHALSDGDQSLAPQAFAQMMRSLGAFASAAGRRLESLTPGRAVA, encoded by the coding sequence ATGATCATCATCACGAAGCCCAATGTCACCGACGCCGAAATCGACCACATTCGCGAGCGCATCGAGGCCGCCGGTATGCGCACGCATCTGTCGCGTGGCGAGCAGCGCACGATCATCGGCTGCATCGGCGACGAGTCACTCCTCGCCGAGGTACCGCTTCGCTCGCTGCCAGGCGTCGAGTCCGTCACGCCGGTGCTCAAGCCGTACAAGCTCGCGTCGCGCGAGTTTGCGGCCGAGCGGACCATCGTTCGCGTCGGCGGACGCGAGGCGCAGGCGAGCTTCGGCGGAAATACGCTGACCGTGGTCGCCGGCCCGTGTTCCGTGGAGAGCCGCCAGATGCTCGTCGACACAGCGCGCACCGTGGCGAAGGCCGGGGCGACGATGCTGCGTGGCGGCGCCTACAAGCCGCGGACGTCGCCCTACGCGTTCCAGGGGCTCGGCGTCGAGGCGTTGAAACTGCTGGCGGAAGTCCGCGCCGAGACCGGGCTGCCCGTGGTGACCGAGGTGATGGACACCCGCCAGGTGGATCTCGTCGCCGAGCACGCCGACATGATGCAGGTGGGCGCGCGCAACATGCAGAACTTCGCGCTCCTCGCCGAGCTGGGCCGCGTGCGGCGTCCGGTGCTGCTCAAGCGCGGACTGTCGGCGACCATCAAGGAACTGTTGATGGCCGCGGAATACATCATGGCGAACGGCAACCACGACGTCGTCTTGTGCGAGCGCGGCATCCGCACGTTCGAGACGGCGACGCGCAACACGCTCGACGTCGCGGCGATCCCGGTGCTGAAGCGCGAGTCGCATCTTCCCGTGATCGTCGATCCGAGTCATGCCGGCGGCGACGCCTCGCTCGTCGCGCCGCTCGCGTTCGCGGCGATCGCCGCGGGCGCCGACGGTCTCATCGTCGAAGTCCACCCGGATCCCGAACACGCGCTCTCCGACGGCGATCAGTCGCTCGCGCCGCAGGCGTTCGCCCAGATGATGCGGTCGCTCGGCGCGTTCGCGTCGGCGGCGGGCCGCCGCCTCGAATCGTTGACGCCAGGACGGGCCGTCGCATGA
- a CDS encoding TolC family protein: MRLSTLVLLAALAPAAGAQNTPAAGAQNTPGAAAKPITLADAIAMGQQRGDQAEQARASRDVARYRNDAFNARLRPQLFLSGNAANLNHGINSITAPDGSTAFVGQSQNQSSMLLGFSQAIPLTGGTITVGSAVSRIDEFGTSYNKAWSTSPVVLSLQQDLFKPRDIVWNERIQSLGASVAERSYLEAREDVAGNIADAFFNLYTQQMTMANAMANVAVNDTLYTLNKGRYEVGKIGENDLLKSELALLRARASVDDANLARDRAEAALRRMLNYPAEQALTIVPPDSIPTIEADADLAIKEALKNASLVEQSQLDEVVVKREITQARLNNGFSASIQATVGFNQTASGLGAAYQSPLGRQSFTLGVAMPMVQWGAGRSDVQAAKADDRRVAANNKTRRDQIAEDARFSVLQLQQAQRNVVLAAKADTVSIKQFEVARNRYTTGKISNTDLYNAQSDKDNSLIAHIQALRSYWNAYYHLRRATLYDFATKQELSDERGR; encoded by the coding sequence ATGCGACTCTCGACGCTCGTCCTTCTCGCTGCGCTCGCTCCGGCCGCAGGCGCCCAAAACACGCCGGCCGCAGGCGCCCAAAACACGCCGGGCGCCGCCGCGAAGCCGATTACCCTCGCCGACGCGATCGCGATGGGACAGCAGCGCGGCGATCAGGCCGAGCAGGCGCGCGCCTCACGCGACGTCGCCCGCTACCGTAACGACGCGTTCAACGCACGCCTTCGCCCCCAGCTGTTCCTGAGCGGCAACGCGGCGAACCTCAACCACGGCATCAACTCGATCACTGCGCCGGACGGCTCGACCGCGTTCGTGGGACAGTCGCAGAACCAGTCGTCGATGCTGCTGGGCTTCAGCCAGGCGATTCCGCTCACCGGCGGAACGATCACCGTCGGATCGGCGGTGAGCCGCATCGACGAATTCGGCACGAGCTACAACAAGGCCTGGTCAACGTCGCCGGTCGTGCTCTCGCTCCAGCAGGATTTGTTCAAGCCGCGCGACATCGTGTGGAACGAGCGAATCCAGTCACTCGGAGCGAGCGTGGCCGAGCGGTCGTACCTCGAGGCCCGTGAAGACGTCGCCGGCAACATCGCCGACGCGTTCTTCAATCTCTACACGCAGCAGATGACGATGGCGAACGCGATGGCCAACGTCGCCGTCAACGACACCCTCTACACGCTCAACAAAGGCCGGTACGAGGTCGGCAAGATCGGCGAGAACGACCTGCTCAAGAGCGAGCTCGCGTTGCTCCGCGCGAGAGCGTCCGTCGACGACGCCAATCTCGCCCGCGACCGCGCCGAGGCCGCGCTGCGCCGCATGCTCAACTATCCGGCGGAGCAGGCGCTCACCATCGTGCCGCCGGACTCGATCCCGACCATCGAGGCTGATGCTGATCTGGCCATCAAGGAGGCGCTCAAGAACGCAAGCCTCGTCGAGCAGTCGCAGCTCGACGAAGTCGTCGTGAAGCGTGAGATCACGCAGGCGCGGCTGAACAACGGGTTCAGCGCGAGCATTCAGGCCACGGTCGGATTCAACCAGACCGCGTCCGGCCTCGGCGCGGCCTATCAGAGCCCGCTGGGCCGGCAGTCGTTCACGCTCGGCGTCGCGATGCCGATGGTGCAGTGGGGAGCCGGGCGTTCCGACGTTCAAGCCGCGAAGGCCGACGACCGCCGAGTCGCGGCGAACAACAAGACGCGGCGCGACCAGATCGCCGAAGACGCGCGCTTCTCGGTACTTCAACTACAGCAAGCGCAGCGCAACGTCGTCTTGGCGGCCAAGGCGGACACCGTCTCGATCAAGCAGTTCGAGGTCGCCCGAAACCGCTACACCACGGGCAAGATCAGCAACACCGATCTGTACAACGCGCAATCCGACAAAGACAACTCGCTCATCGCGCACATTCAGGCGTTGAGAAGCTACTGGAACGCGTACTACCACCTGCGACGGGCGACGCTGTACGACTTCGCGACGAAGCAGGAGTTGTCAGATGAGAGGGGCCGGTGA